From a single Rosa rugosa chromosome 7, drRosRugo1.1, whole genome shotgun sequence genomic region:
- the LOC133719744 gene encoding uncharacterized protein LOC133719744, translating to MSGAPKRSHEESGHSSSSKYPHEDSGTYPKLPPSVSNEYHQPYEMGQDSRLTKIPRTESRDADRRSPLHSIYRMPSASNDLHVDHPPASENRLESRDSKDTRDLRFENRDKKTETREPYSEVRRDTPNAKVEKDVRHDIRGDDNKEVKSERENYNDVKADLKAEGYGVASSHLNYKESKEYHRGKRYSDAPVGSTDTWHRSTSQGHVEVGKEVPTTEERDHVEAHEAVGENRYDSKGDDKFKDKDRKRKDIKHRDWGERDKERSDRRSNVQVANSSSDCKDSAKEERDAERWERERRDTAKDKEILKERERDHTKRDTWSGVEKDSSNTEKEVGDGSIRMPEHETLPPEQKKQKDFESWRTADRESRDRRKERDVDAEGDRPEKRIRSYDKESDDGGADGEAATDKEREVYNYGVQQRKRMQRSRAAPANRELRFRSHTQDNEGSQGKAEVSSVVYKVGECMQELIKLWKEHEASPGEKNGETSVTVPTLEIRIPSDHVTATNRQVRGGQLWGTDIYTDDSDLVAVLMHTGYCRPTASPPPSAIQELRATVRILPPQDCYISTLRNNVRSRAWGAAIGCSYRVERCCIVKKAGGSIDLEPCLTHTSTVEPTLAPVVVERTMTTRAAASNALRQQRFVREVTIQYNLCNEPWIKYSISIVADKGLKKTLYTSARLKKGEVLYLETHSCRYELCFNGEKIIKASQLSQMHEGENEKNQNHASHSTNGERNDSENIIVDVFRWSRCKTPLPQKVMRSVGIPLPLEHVEVLEENLDWEDVQWSQTGVWIAGKEYSLARVHFLSVN from the exons ATGAGTGGTGCACCAAAGAGATCTCATGAAGAGAGCGGCCATTCCTCCTCTTCGAAATACCCACATGAAGATTCAGGAACATACCCCAAGCTGCCGCCATCAGTTTCAAATGAGTATCATCAACCCTATGAGATGGGTCAAGATTCTCGACTCACGAAGATTCCCCGTACAGAATCTCGCGATGCGGATAGAAGATCTCCCCTGCATTCAATATATCGAATGCCATCAGCTTCAAATGATTTGCATGTAGATCACCCTCCTGCTTCTGAAAACAGGTTGGAATCCAGAGATTCCAAGGATACTCGAGATCTTCGGTTTGAGAACCGAGACAAAAAGACTGAGACAAGGGAACCATACAGTGAGGTAAGAAGGGATACTCCAAATGCTAAGGTTGAAAAGGATGTAAGACATGACATTAGAGGGGATGATAATAAGGAGGTGAAATCTGAAAGGGAGAATTATAATGATGTTAAGGCTGACCTCAAAGCGGAAGGTTATGGTGTGGCAAGTAGTCACTTAAATTATAAAGAATCAAAAGAGTACCATAGAGGAAAACGATATTCTGATGCGCCAGTAGGAAGTACAGATACGTGGCATCGCAGTACTTCACAAGGCCATGTTGAGGTTGGAAAGGAAGTCCCCACTACTGAGGAGCGAGATCATGTAGAGGCACATGAGGCTGTTGGGGAGAACAGATATGATTCTAAAGGTGATGATAAGTTCAAAGACAAGGATAGAAAAAGGAAAGACATAAAGCATCGGGATTGGGGAGAAAGGGACAAGGAAAGAAGTGACCGTAGGAGCAATGTGCAAGTAGCTAACAGCAGTAGTGATTGCAAAGACTCAGCAAAGGAAGAAAGAGATGCAGAGAGGTGGGAGCGTGAGCGGAGGGACACTGCAAAAGATAAGGAAATACTAAAAGAGAGGGAAAGGGATCATACCAAGAGAGATACATGGAGTGGAGTAGAGAAAGATAGTTCAAATACTGAGAAGGAAGTGGGGGATGGGTCTATCAGAATGCCAGAGCATGAAACTCTGCCACCAGAGCAGAAGAAACAGAAAGATTTTGAAAGTTGGAGAACTGCTGATAGGGAATCGAGAGATAGGAGGAAAGAAAGAGATGTTGACGCTGAGGGAGATAGACCTGAAAAGCGCATTAGGAGTTATGACAAAGAATCAGATGATGGAGGTGCAGATGGTGAAGCGGCCACAGACAAAGAAAGGGAAGTTTATAATTATGGAGTTCAGCAGCGTAAAAGGATGCAACGGTCAAGGGCTGCCCCAGCAAATCGGGAGCTGCGTTTTAGATCACATACACAAGACAATGAAGG ATCCCAAG GTAAAGCTGAAGTATCTTCTGTTGTTTATAAAGTCGGTGAATGCATGCAAGAATTGATAAAGTTATGGAAGGAACATGAAGCATCTCCGGGTGAAAAAAATGGTGAAACCTCTGTTACTGTTCCGACACTTGAAATTCGGATACCTTCCGATCATGTTACAGCAACAAATCGCCAA GTTAGAGGTGGTCAACTGTGGGGAACAGATATATACACAGATGATTCAGATCTTGTTGCTG TCCTCATGCATACAGGGTATTGCCGACCCACAGCGTCTCCTCCACCTTCTGCTATCCAGGAGTTGCGTGCTACAGTTCGAATACTACCCCCACAAGACT GTTACATTTCTACCCTGAGAAATAATGTTCGTTCTCGTGCGTGGGGAGCTGCTATTGGTTGTAGCTATCGTGTTGAGCGCTGCTGCATAGTGAAG aAAGCAGGAGGAAGTATCGATCTTGAACCCTGTCTAACACATACTTCTACAGTGGAGCCTACTCTTGCTCCAGTTGTTGTTGAGCGTACAATGACTACAAGGGCTGCAGCTTCG AATGCATTGCGACAACAAAGATTTGTGCGAGAAGTTACTATACAGTACAACCTCTGCAATGAGCCTTG GATCAAATACAGCATAAGCATTGTTGCTGACAAGGGTTTGAAGAAGACCCTTTATACTTCTGCACGTTTAAAGAAGGGAGAAGTTCTCTATTTAGAAACACATTCATGCAG GTATGAGCTCTGTTTTAATGGGGAGAAGATCATCAAAGCCAGTCAATTATCTCAGATGCATGAAGGTGAGAATGAGAAGAATCAGAATCATGCTTCGCATTCCACAAATGGTGAACGAAATGATTCTGAAAACATTATAGTAGATGTATTTCGATGGTCTCGATGTAAAACACCTCTTCCCCAGAAGGTCATGCGGTCAGTTGGGATCCCTTTGCCCCTTGAACATGTGGAG GTGTTGGAGGAAAATCTTGACTGGGAGGATGTGCAATGGTCACAGACTGGTGTTTGGATTGCTGGAAAAGAGTATTCACTTGCACGGGTGCATTTTCTGTCTGTAAATTAG